The Hippoglossus stenolepis isolate QCI-W04-F060 chromosome 11, HSTE1.2, whole genome shotgun sequence genome includes a window with the following:
- the kctd1 gene encoding BTB/POZ domain-containing protein KCTD1 isoform X2 yields MYQDNRCSMSRPMITRSPVSPLSNQGIPTAAQLTKSNAPVHIDVGGHMYTSSLATLTKFPESRIGRLFDGTEPIVLDSLKQHYFIDRDGHMFRYILNFLRTSKLLIPEDFKDYSLLYEEARYFQLQPMLAELERWRQDQELRLVSRPCECLVVRVAPDLGERITLSGDKALIEDVFPEIGDVMCNSVNAGWNHDSTHVIRFPLNGYCHLNSVQVLERLQQRGFEIVGSCGGGVDSSQFSEYVLRRELRRTGQRGPNSNRIKQEQLD; encoded by the exons ATGTATCAG GATAATCGCTGCAGTATGTCCAGGCCCATGATCACACGGTCACCAGTGTCTCCCTTGAGTAACCAGGGCATCCCCACAGCTGCACAGCTCACCAAGTCCAATGCCCCTGTGCACATCGATGTGGGCGGACACATGTACACCAGCAGTCTGGCCACCTTAACCAAATTCCCAGAATCCCG AATTGGTCGCCTCTTTGATGGCACAGAGCCTATAGTCCTGGACAGCCTGAAGCAGCACTACTTCATTGACAGGGATGGACACATGTTCCGCTACATCCTCAACTTCCTCAGGACGTCCAAGctcctcatcccagaagactTCAAA GACTACAGTCTGCTGTACGAGGAGGCGCGGTACTTCCAGCTGCAGCCCATGCTCGCCGAGCTGGAGCGCTGGCGTCAGGACCAGGAGCTGAGACTGGTGTCGCGCCCCTGCGAGTGCTTGGTGGTTCGCGTTGCGCCCGACCTGGGCGAGAGGATCACGCTCAGCGGCGACAAGGCCCTGATCGAAGACGTGTTCCCGGAGATCGGTGACGTCATGTGCAACTCTGTCAATGCCGGCTGGAACCATGACTCCACGCACGTCATCCGCTTCCCACTCAATGGGTACTGCCACCTCAACTCTGTGCAG GTCCTCGAGCGTCTCCAGCAGCGTGGCTTCGAGATCGTCGGCTCCTGCGGCGGAGGCGTGGACTCGTCCCAATTCAGCGAGTACGTCCTGAGGAGGGAACTGAGGAGGACAGGTCAGCGAGGACCCAATTCAAACAGGATAAAGCAGGAGCAGCTGGACTAG
- the kctd1 gene encoding BTB/POZ domain-containing protein KCTD1 isoform X1 produces the protein MDQTDIMDLTHQKARKRPRPISSADESVHASLKRLPIRSVAAEHRETALMFAVRGEPVPAASLKQNDRSVTPSPTSMMPAQDNRCSMSRPMITRSPVSPLSNQGIPTAAQLTKSNAPVHIDVGGHMYTSSLATLTKFPESRIGRLFDGTEPIVLDSLKQHYFIDRDGHMFRYILNFLRTSKLLIPEDFKDYSLLYEEARYFQLQPMLAELERWRQDQELRLVSRPCECLVVRVAPDLGERITLSGDKALIEDVFPEIGDVMCNSVNAGWNHDSTHVIRFPLNGYCHLNSVQVLERLQQRGFEIVGSCGGGVDSSQFSEYVLRRELRRTGQRGPNSNRIKQEQLD, from the exons ATGGACCAAACGGATATCATGGACTTAACGCATCAGAAAGCGAGGAAGCGGCCGCGTCCAATCAGTTCTGCGGATGAGTCCGTGCACGCGTCCCTCAAACGGCTCCCGATCCGATCGGTGGCGGCTGAGCACAGGGAGACCGCACTGATGTTCGCCGTCCGAGGAGAGCCGGTGCCCGCCGCGTCTCTCAAGCAGAATGACCGCTCGGTGACTCCATCCCCGACCTCAATGATGCCGGCGCAG GATAATCGCTGCAGTATGTCCAGGCCCATGATCACACGGTCACCAGTGTCTCCCTTGAGTAACCAGGGCATCCCCACAGCTGCACAGCTCACCAAGTCCAATGCCCCTGTGCACATCGATGTGGGCGGACACATGTACACCAGCAGTCTGGCCACCTTAACCAAATTCCCAGAATCCCG AATTGGTCGCCTCTTTGATGGCACAGAGCCTATAGTCCTGGACAGCCTGAAGCAGCACTACTTCATTGACAGGGATGGACACATGTTCCGCTACATCCTCAACTTCCTCAGGACGTCCAAGctcctcatcccagaagactTCAAA GACTACAGTCTGCTGTACGAGGAGGCGCGGTACTTCCAGCTGCAGCCCATGCTCGCCGAGCTGGAGCGCTGGCGTCAGGACCAGGAGCTGAGACTGGTGTCGCGCCCCTGCGAGTGCTTGGTGGTTCGCGTTGCGCCCGACCTGGGCGAGAGGATCACGCTCAGCGGCGACAAGGCCCTGATCGAAGACGTGTTCCCGGAGATCGGTGACGTCATGTGCAACTCTGTCAATGCCGGCTGGAACCATGACTCCACGCACGTCATCCGCTTCCCACTCAATGGGTACTGCCACCTCAACTCTGTGCAG GTCCTCGAGCGTCTCCAGCAGCGTGGCTTCGAGATCGTCGGCTCCTGCGGCGGAGGCGTGGACTCGTCCCAATTCAGCGAGTACGTCCTGAGGAGGGAACTGAGGAGGACAGGTCAGCGAGGACCCAATTCAAACAGGATAAAGCAGGAGCAGCTGGACTAG